The DNA sequence CACCGGGTCCAAAGCCAATCGTGGGAATGCCCAGGCTGACCGGAGTTACCGCATTGGTGCTGAAGTCCCAAAAGACGAATTCACCTGGCTCTTTGCCGAAAGTTTCTCGATAAGCAGCCCGACAGACTCGGCTGAGTTCGTGATCCAAATCGATCTTCCATGCCAGATGGAATGGGCGATAGTCAACCTCCATGCCGGTCCAGCTTTTGCGCTGCAGGGTTTGAATTTCCCAACTTGCATTTTTACCGTGCAGAATGCGCGCCATCTCCTGCTCAATATCCTCTTTGGTCTCCCCAGGAGCGATGCGGCGGTCGAGGTAGACTTCACATTCGGAGGGGATGGCATTCAGGGAAGCGCTGCGGCTGGAGATGCTGCAGAGCGCCAGGCTACCTCGCAATTCGCCTTTTTTCATTAGCTCCAGGTTGGTTTGTTCAATGCGTTGAATGATCTCAGCCATCTCATAGACGGCGTTCACTCCTTTTTCGGGCGCTGAACTGTGGGCTGAGAGACCATAGGTTTTCACGGATATCTGAGCTTTGCCTTTATGTCCTAAAGCAATGCGGTTATTGGAGGGTTCGCAGATGACCACAGAGTGGGGCTTGAGGTTGAATTCCTGGAACAAATGCCTCAGGTTCACCCCATCACAATCTTCTTCCATGACGGTGCAGGAAACGTAAAGTGTTTTTCCCTGGATGAAGCCCAGTTGCCTGGCAAGCGCTACGGCATAGATCGAAGCGGCTGCACCGCATTTCATGTCCACCGCACCTCTGCCATAAAGGCGTCCATCGACGACCTCGCCGCCGAAGGGTGGATAATCCCATTGGTCGGTATCGTTTACGTCCACCGTATCAATATGAGAATCGAACAGCAGGGTTTTGTTGCCGCTGCCAATTCTGCCGATCAGATTCCCCATCGAGTCGATGCGGACTTCATCGTAACCCAAATCGAGCATTCTCCTTCGGATGAAATGAATAATTTCCTCCTCCTGACCCGGCAGACTTTTGATACGGATCAGGCTTTGCGCAAATTCAAGCAGGTCCTTTTGAAACTGGGATGAAAGGTATTCATAGGGGGTCACGTGAGAACTTCCTTT is a window from the Anaerolineae bacterium genome containing:
- a CDS encoding Acetylornithine deacetylase; the encoded protein is MTPYEYLSSQFQKDLLEFAQSLIRIKSLPGQEEEIIHFIRRRMLDLGYDEVRIDSMGNLIGRIGSGNKTLLFDSHIDTVDVNDTDQWDYPPFGGEVVDGRLYGRGAVDMKCGAAASIYAVALARQLGFIQGKTLYVSCTVMEEDCDGVNLRHLFQEFNLKPHSVVICEPSNNRIALGHKGKAQISVKTYGLSAHSSAPEKGVNAVYEMAEIIQRIEQTNLELMKKGELRGSLALCSISSRSASLNAIPSECEVYLDRRIAPGETKEDIEQEMARILHGKNASWEIQTLQRKSWTGMEVDYRPFHLAWKIDLDHELSRVCRAAYRETFGKEPGEFVFWDFSTNAVTPVSLGIPTIGFGPGDPKLAHMRNENCPVSQLLDACQFYVQVAAKI